One segment of Chloroflexota bacterium DNA contains the following:
- a CDS encoding VanZ family protein, whose translation MSLFSSTRERRLWAWTLLVVAAIYSTLGLATSLAGLLRDSGVLTPLFVLAMLLIGAAVVTRGLKWRPGGLEIAVALGVAAVYGLVFVRMALETERSHLIEYGVVALLIYEALTERASQGRRVPVPALLAFLAAVVIGAVDEGIQWFVPVRVFDPLDILFNALAAFMAVAGSVALAWARKRTWRSRHRPSDR comes from the coding sequence ATGTCCCTCTTCTCCTCGACTCGCGAGCGGCGGCTCTGGGCCTGGACGTTGCTCGTGGTGGCGGCGATCTACTCCACCCTGGGTCTGGCCACCTCGCTGGCCGGGCTGCTGCGCGACAGCGGCGTCCTCACCCCCCTATTCGTCCTCGCCATGCTCCTGATCGGCGCCGCCGTGGTGACGCGCGGGCTGAAGTGGCGCCCCGGCGGCCTGGAGATCGCCGTGGCGCTGGGCGTCGCGGCCGTCTACGGGCTGGTGTTCGTGCGGATGGCGCTGGAAACGGAGCGCAGCCACCTCATCGAGTACGGCGTGGTGGCCCTGCTCATATACGAAGCGCTGACCGAGCGCGCCAGCCAGGGCCGCCGCGTTCCCGTCCCCGCCCTGCTCGCCTTCCTGGCGGCGGTGGTGATCGGCGCGGTGGACGAAGGCATTCAGTGGTTCGTGCCCGTCCGCGTGTTCGACCCGCTAGACATCCTGTTCAATGCGCTGGCCGCCTTCATGGCCGTCGCGGGCAGCGTGGCGCTGGCCTGGGCGCGGAAGCGGACGTGGCGATCACGCCACAGGCCGTCGGATCGGTGA
- a CDS encoding antibiotic biosynthesis monooxygenase, with product MSVFITFKRWSLKDGRTESELLKLVREEFQPHYAKLNGCLGLGLLHIDGTRSYLTQQFWESRERWQETTGSDDYQAWWVDYVPLLERWDEIMKFEDEWEAEDLLRIGGCP from the coding sequence GAAAGACGGGCGAACGGAATCGGAGCTCCTCAAACTCGTACGTGAGGAGTTTCAGCCGCACTACGCGAAGCTAAACGGCTGCCTCGGGCTGGGGCTCCTGCACATTGACGGCACGAGGTCCTACCTCACGCAGCAGTTCTGGGAGAGCCGCGAGCGCTGGCAAGAGACCACAGGCTCCGACGACTATCAGGCGTGGTGGGTGGACTACGTACCACTGCTCGAACGGTGGGACGAGATCATGAAGTTCGAAGACGAGTGGGAAGCCGAGGACCTGCTCCGTATCGGTGGATGCCCCTGA